GTGGATGAACCTACCAGACTAGCAACAGACTAGTATATAGTGATCTGTgtaaccaaagagtatataatcactatgtGTGTAACCTACTAAATGTACAAAACATTTAGGTCCATTTTTCGGTCTACAATTCGGTCCTTGCCTAAGATTGCAGATAGAAATAGAATAGAagctaaataattttgaaatgtgAAAGAAAGTCGCTACAATACCTTCTCGGGGATCATGTGGTCTTTTATaatcttaattattttatcCATAATCGCGTACTTTTTAACTGATGAATTAATACCGaagttaaaaagtttatttaaaaatgctGGCTTATTCGGAATCGATTTATGCAAGGTATCTAAGGACAAAATGTAAGTACTAACCATTATAGGTACTGTAATGTTATAAAAATTCATGAAAAAAGTTCTAAGAATAATGTgtttagggtcccgttggcaccctataattttaatactaataactaagactccgctgtccgtccgtctgtctgtcagtgggctgtatcccgtgaaccgtaataggtagagacctgaaattttcacagaatgtgtatttctatacctataacaacaaatcctaaaaaaacttgtacaatggtaccgaacccttcctgtgcaagtccgactctcacttgaccaattttatgaaataatatgTTGTATGCCTCTATTGTTGAAAAATCTTGTGCACCACCTTTGTTTGTTGTTGCGATAAATGAGACATGAACGCATAGATAATTGACAGTCAGACAAAATATCATTGATTTTAATAAgaacccttattttaaatgcgatagtgtgtttgtttattggtttgtccttcaatcacgtcgcaacagagcaacggattgacgtgattttttgcatgggtatagttaaaggcctggagagtgacataggctactttttatcccggaaaaatcagagtttccaCTGCAATTTTAAAACCATAATCTACGCAAACGAAATgggcaggcatcagctagtaaagtataatattaaatttgttTTAGCCCAGAAGCAATTGGAGTGATTTCAggatgcatatttttaataacaatctTGTTATTTATCCCAATATGCTTTGGGAACAGCCTAATGGATAGAGGAAACTTTCCACACAATGAAGTAAGTATGAATTCTTCAGTCATCGAAGAATATTAGTAAatggtattattttatgtatttcttAGCCTGTAGCACCCCTGGTAATGTGCCACAAGTTTTTCGAAGCATGCTCATCACTGTCAGACACAGGTGTGTAAACTCTGCTCCAATATCTATGTATTCAGTGTACCCTCTCATTGTGGCACACACACTATTATATGTACTTGCCTTCACGTTTTAGAATATATATTGTATGAGCTTtgtccaaattttttttttagtttgcaGAACTATTAGCAGCGTTACTGTCAATCTGTTGTATGCTACTGTTAGGATTTGCTGATGACGTGTTGAATTTAAAATGGAGATATAAGTTGCTGTTACCAACCATTGCATCACTGCCATTACTGGTTGTGTATTATGTCAACTTCAACTCCACAACATTTATTGTACCAATACCTTTACGCCAGTTCTTTGGGATATCTGTGAATATtggtaagaattttattttatacttctttattattttaaataactaaaaaccaattattttacctattttaacttcatattttattaataactagatgatgcccgccacttcctccgcattgatttaggtttttaaaaatctgtgggtactcattgattttctggaataaaaagtagcctatgaccttcctcgggatacaaactatccctgtaccaaatttcgtcaaaatcagttgaattgaattattatcatgaattatttttgtattttttgttaagtACTACTCTTATTAtgtttatacttatatttactcttatttatattatagtattatTCTTTAAGTTCTTCAAATAATATATGATTAGTGCTACTTTTTGATCTCGTAATTACACATTtcgtatgtttattttacttgttatgcacaaaatattattttattaacgattTTAATCTGAACCGGAATGGACGACACCACTATTTTTGTTAACAGTTTGTTaagtatcattatttttaagtttgacatttctgTCATTTAAGTctctggaatttaaaaaaaccgaccaagtgcgagtcaggctcgcgcaatgagggttccgtactacagtcgtattttttcaacattttgcacgattattcaaaaactatgatgcataaaaataaataaaaatctgttttagaatgtacaggtgaagacctttcatatgataccccacttgatatagtcactcacttcaaaagttgaaaatactaattattagttcatgaccacaatttttttttgtgtgatctaaccctaaattcgagcttttcagatttttccccaaatgtcagctataagatctacctacctgccaaatttcatgattctaggaaaacgggaagtaccctgtaggtttcttgacagacagacagacagacaacaaagtgatcctataagggttcagtttttccttttgaggtacggaagcctaaaaatagACGATAGATTGAAGGCCTGATTCCTAATTCCATGGATATATCACATACTCATCATTTGTATTATTTAATATTGTTACAGGTTTTCTTTATTATATCTATATGGGAATGTTGGCAGTATTTTGCACTAATGCAATCAATATTCTAGCTGGCATAAATGGCCTAGAAGTTGGACAGTCTGTAATTATTGccatgtcaataataatttttaatattgtcgAGTTGAGTGGGGATCAGTATAAAGCTCATAACTTCTCTCTTCACATAATGATTCCCTACCTTGCTACTACACTGGCCTTGTTAAAACATAATTGGTaagcttaatattattattatcaacattagaaaagtatatttttctaatataaTGCCAGTATTATAACTTTGCACTATAACAATATATTGTAATTGTGCAAAGCTGCTAAATAattgtgatattattttattataaacattaaaatCTCTCATAATTCGGGATTGTGTAGACCAAAGCCTATTctctaaaaaaaaactattctacCGATTTGGCTTTGAGCTaactttttgtgttttatatgtcATGTTGAATGTTTTGATCATGtcttgataaaaatttaaatgctgTTATAAATAGGTATCTTTATTTTCCAGGTACCCATCCAAAGTTTTTGTTGGAGATACATTTTGCTATGTATCTGGTATGACATTTGCAGTAGTCAGTATCCTCAGTCATTTTAGTAAAACGGTTCTGTTATTTTTTCTGCCCCAAATTATCAACTTCTTATATTCTGTACCACAACTTTTCCGTATTGTACCCTGTCCCAGACACAGAATTCCAAAATATAGCGCGGAAACAGACTTGCTGCATGCTAGCAGAacagttattttaaagaaagaCCTGTCATTCTTGACTAAAATTGTTCtacatatttttacttttctgAAGTTGGTAGATAAAGTAGAAGATAGTGATGGTATAATGCTAAATAACCTGACGTTAATAAACCTGTTTCTAATAAAAATGGGACCAATGTCAGAGATTAGATTAACTAAAAGTTTATTAGTCTTTCAAATTTTTTGCACATGTATAGCATTTTTAATAAGGTACCCTATGGCGTCTTATTTTTATGATgtacatatatataataatttagtatAAATTATAGAAAGTGTCTAGACGGCCATGAGTGgtggtttaataaaataacaataaatacccTGCCACTAGTTTTGGGTTAAGAAATTACACTCTATCGCAAGTTATTAGGTTATacaatttgttttttaaacCAAACTGATAAGGTTCCATTTTTAATGGGTGTGTCATACTGTCTAGTATGCTTATGGTAGCCGGCGAACCCCATTAtcaaagtagtagtagtagaatgAAATCTGCATACTCGCTCGAAAATGAGGTCCAGAATGAGATAAGACTATGTGGCCAAGTGGAGTAAAGGGGGGAAGTGGCAAGCAAAGCGAACTTGCAGTCACAGTGACGAACGTAgcgaataggctagttgacactttttttaagttggtcttaaatggttaatatttgtcctattagatcaaaaaaactaacactatatttttttgcgccctaaaaaccgtaaaactttaatttaaaaatatatttttcttagacaggtgaaaacactgtcggccatgtttggccgatagattatttatgctctgacgtcatgcatttgtaaacaacagcataacctcccaaagtttaataaacatgacttctataatactagtttacatgaaaaatatagtaattatcgttattgtatcatccgagaatgtaaaaacgcatcgataaagaccacaggaaagttgtggattagagtgcccagtgaaataaatatacgtaacacgcgaagacttgcttaaagggatcctatatcactaacgactgcaacccaaatttatttttgcaaagatcactttgttgtaagtcttacttacttaataacttattcaatttataaagagaaaacgataattttttacgtttactatgttATTAgtgagaaatatataaaaactagcttatgctcgtgacttcgcccgcgtggacttcataaatttcaaacccccatttaacccactcaggggtggaatttcaaaaaatcctttcctagtggataccttctctttacctacaaagaacacacccaccaaatttcatgtatctaggaccagctgtttagatgtttaggctgtgcgttgatatataagttagtcaggaggacttgaaattttatatatatggatactacgttagtcaatacggatgacatttgtttgtttacatatttaatgacgtcacatcatggctgacagcgttttctgagtttcaaataaaaataaaaactgtatttaattaaattggatttatatatccatcctgcgtttttaataattgttattgatatatttcgttgtcttaagcaaaatactataataaataatcatttattggacgaaattagatatgagtcaagtagcctattctgaAGGGAAATTGGGAACAGTACGACtatgtcaaaataaattatttcttagaaatTACTAAATTGAGGGTCTTCCGAAATTTGTAAAATCAACGTCGGCAGTTAGTTTTAAATtcgttaaccattttaaattatcgataagATCTCACACATTTTGTTACTCGGAAAATAAGGCAGGTCTGTCTCTACCGGAATCttgctctggcgtaaatgaagcttaAAACGACCATTTGTGGCCTGCTAGActgcttattatattattgtacatAAGTAATACAATCATACAAAAACTAAAagaatttaatatatttttataaaatctcaTGTCATcaagtatattttattgtaaaataatgacgtaataAAAGAACTTAGTTTAGTTATTTAACGGGAAACTTGAAACTTAAACACAGACTTAAAACAATATTTGGATGTGTTTGTGTAatatgtttatattataatgtgaaTCTTGCACATTTTAAGGCCAAAGCTGTGCTGTGTAtagcattaattaattataatattattattgataatattataagtgataTAAACCATGCTTGTACCTACATTGTTTTATTATTCATCAGATTAATTCCTAAATGTTGTATCTGCTATATAGAAGTTATCAGTTCtgggtataaatgcgaaagtgtgtttgtttgtccttcaatcccgtcgcaacggatcaacatgatttttgcatgggtatagttaaagaccggagagtgacatacctatgctactttttattccaaaaaatcaaagttcccatgggattttaaaaacctaaatccacgcgaacgaagtcgcgggcatcagctagtgtttgtataatttaattgatctacctacttatacaagTAGGTGAAACctgtttaatttaaaagttaataaaatgcTAAGAAGTTATATGTACTTTGAAGAAAAGAAGTTCCCTTAAAGCATGCGCCACATTCTTCTCATAATCATTTAATCATTTGTATGCAATCTTTAAATTATAGTAATTACTTTATttacaaacattatttttaaaatatatcacacaaactttaatacataatatttgagATAATTCTAGTTATGAGTCCTATGAGATAGGAATTGGTATCTAGATCTAGTTTATAAAAATGCATTAGCAAactcatttttttatataaaaaaaataccaaagtAAAGCATAATAATTGtgattgataaaataattttttccaACAAATTTCAAGCTAATTTTTCTCTCAAATAAACGAATACCTAcataaagtttttgaaaatgtaaatattGTATGAAATCTTGAAGAACACCAATAACATTGAATTTGTAACTATTAATAAATGTATCTCAAATCAATTTGCATTGATATTAATACAATTTTgggttattattaattaattgttaaattaatttaaccaAATGTCATATAATATGTTATCTTCTGTATCATGCTCGTTAATAACTCTTAGTGTTTTGAGAGTCTGCAAGTAAAATGTCAGTTCAGATGTCACAACACCGTGTTGAGGACTACCATTTGCTACAATGTTCATTTTACCTAATTGTTCTCTCAGTTTGTCTTTAAAATTATCATGCACTTTCATGTATATATTGCGAATTTGTTCTAAAGGTAAAATGTCTATGAGAGCCTCGTGAAGTTTAACTAAATGTTTAGATATATTTCGGAATGTTTGTGAGGGGACTGGAGGTTTAGCTTCCCAGCCCCCGAGTTGAGAGCATAACATGTTACTCACTATTAtggaaattttattttcaatttcttttttatGCCCAGCTATATCATTTTCTATGCTGTTAAACCCATTTAGAGATAGCTCTTTTGAGTGAATGTTCTCTAACAGCTTAATTATCAATGGCAAAAGCCATAAAAGAACTTGCAGTGATCGTGATACTAAAGCAAGGTTTGATGTTGAAATAGTCTTTAGGCCTGCACTTTGTATTGCTCCCGCTCCTAGTACCAACTGGCAACATCGTGAATTATACAATCTGGTGAGCTCCAACATGCAATGTACTAAGTATTGAACTATATCTGGAGATTGTTTGCATGCATCACaatattcaaataatattttgattaaaagctGTACTGATGCAACAACAGCAtagttttctttgtttataattaaatattttccatCTGGTTTGCCACTTTCGTAAAGCAATGCTAGGGGAATTTCTCCAGTCTCACAAATTTTACTTATAACACTTTGCAACTCATATGGCACTTCtgcactcttccatctttcagcATTTAAAGCAGAAGTGAGCTGAAATCTTCGCTCAGAGTGTAAATTTTGAATATATTTCATAGCAAAACTCCTCAATGCCAGTCTCATTGCATTACTGTAATGTCCTGTAATTCTTTCACACTGCCTAGAAAAGTTCTCTGTTAATTCTGATAATTTAGACAGTTGAGTTAAATTTATTAATGCATATTCTTTATCAGTCTTTGTCACTATGAGATTGGCACACCTTTCATTACTGTAGTCTGAAAGTGAAGCtatcagtttttttattttttcatcaaTCAGATTCAGTTCTTCCTGAGTCCAAATCTCTTCACTGTCATTTCCAGTGATATCACTCATTTGACTAATATCCTGTATCAAATTACATATTGACATTatccttttaaataaattcataatGTTTGGAGTAACTTTTTGAAGAAATACTATACCTTCATTACATAATAACCAGGTATCAGCATTGGAACCCCTCAAAACAATTTCTGTACCACCATCTCTTTGTGATATTATTTCTATGAGACACTGTTTTACTGAAGCTTGAATGGATGTCATTGCCtctgttttaaaaatatcgaGAAAATCAAACTCCCTTAGACGTAATATTCCAGACACAATTGATACAATTTTATCTCTATCTGGCAACTCCGACAGGTCTTTTGAGGCTCTGTTGAGATCGGTTACAATAAACCGTGAAAATTCATTGTTTAACATCTTATGAATTAATCTTTTCATTTCTGTCAATTGGGGAGACAAATGTCGAAAAGCTTGAATACCAGATAAACGAGTTGACAAGACTTTTTGTGTGGAACTAATCAAATCAAGTGCGGCGACATAGTCTGATGTACTCAGAAGAAGTTGAATCATGGGTTGGGTTTGCTGGACTATAGCTATTAACTTCAACAGTTCATGAACATTGTTTAGATTGTGATTTATCCTAGTAAGACTTATTAATTTTAAGGGACTTTCTGTTAAATTTTGTTTCACACCAGCAACATCCTTTCTTGTGACTTGTACTGTCTTCACCGCTCGTGCCATTTGTTCCATAATAGTATCATGAGACAGCATAGCATGAAAAAATGCATCTGATTTTTGAGCAACCTGTTTTGATATCTTCATTTCCACAACATCCAGGTATGTGCTTAATGTTTCTTGCAGTGTTCTTATTGTAGAGTTAATATCTGGTGTATTGGAGAGACCAGGGAAAACTTTGCTAAAATTTTGGGCATCATTGAGCGCCAGGGATTGCTCAAAGAATATACTTGGTATTTCACACACTGTCTCAACAACAGGTGTCTTCACCTTGATCGGCAAACTGTCCTTTAGCTGACAATGTCTTCTGTATCTCTTGGAAACCTTTTTACAATATGACTCAAAGTGTAATAAAGTTATTTCAGGCAGATATGGACTAGGATAAATTTCTATTTTGTCTATGAATCCATCACCCCAtgtttttgtgaaaaaattgCTCTGCTTGCCCCTGTTTGGATCATTTAAAACTGCAGGAAGATTTTGTGATGAAGAATAAAATGTCCAGTCATCTGTGGCAGTAGTCTTATAAAGGTGGTATTGTCTCACATGATATTTGAATCCTGCCTTTCTCAAGTCTCCAAACTGTAGTGCTGAACATATGCCGTTCTGTCCATATTGACACAGTATTATCGAGCCTTCTTTAACACTGTGTTTCTGTAGAATGTGCCTGAAAAAAGTATGAAACATGGcactttcaatattttttttaaatatagtaagtaataaaattggTAACAAcccaaattataataaaactacctGCTTGCATAGGTGTGCCTTACAGTGGttaacttaaaataaacaagCACTAATTCAGTCCCTAAGAATTCATGGTTGGAATCatcaaattattaataaattaattaattcgaTTTATCCTAAATAACTACTGAAGCACTAATATTTACCTTTCAAATTCCGTGGCACTGTTGAACAGCAGGTTGGGGCAATGGATGCAGTTTTGCCAATTCGGCGTCCTATCTGAGGTAGATTTGTCCTCCATAACATCTTTGTATTATTTAATATTGGGAAAGCTACGCATTTATCCGTTTAATATCATCTGAATATTAGATTAACGCAAAGAATGAGCGAATACATGATAttgataaaaacttaaaaacgtCATTGCTCATCCCATCCGTCATTCTGACAAGTATGCAAATTATGCAATGTTGCCAGGGTTCTTAGTCGAAATTGTCGAAAGTAACATCATTTTGGTTCCTAAAAGATTACATTTTACTAGCAAAAGCGTTTTCTCCGTTTTCTCAATGAGAAAGCCTCttatgaaaaaaaagtaaagatatttatttacaagtatTAGTGACTGGCAGGACGTCTTTAAGAATGCAGTTacagttaataataaaattaattactttgaAAAAGCTTGTGAAGtgatattaaatacctacctacagagtaGTTACACACCaattatatacaaaatatacctacctactagttatGTTATAAAAGATACACAGTAAGTACAGACAGAGGGCGATCTGACTACTAAATATTATCGCATTTCTTTTTGATACTTTACAAAACAGACGCTTTAAAATATATAGGTcagaacaattattattattggcaaCCAAGTATGTGAGTGAAGTGAGAGCGTATGTGAGTATGTGAGTGTATGGAACCTGGcatacctataaaatataaatccgccattttgaaaaaatctCATTTTGGCGGTCAGTTATAAAACATGTGCCAATCGACGGAGTAGTTAAGTGatcataattaaaaaacattcaGTGATAAAATGTCGTAAATTTTATTCTTTCTGAGATATTTGagtttaaatttagaaaaataaacCATTTACTACCAACTACTTAGTTAAttgtcttttttatttatttactggtTCTAAGATGACGTATCAGTGTAAATAACCTGTGCTACAGCTTCCGGGAATCACATGTTTATGAATTACGACCTACACCACATGGGTTTTCCGGTAACCTACTTATTATCGAGGCAGGAATTGCTTAGTATGTGCgtagtatttaatttttgtttgttttatttattttgtagtgtatttgatatatttttatataaaaattaggATAAGGAAAATGATAATTTTTAATGCTTTATTTTTATACGATTTCGAATTCAAATATTAGAAAGTTTATCACTTACATTTTATCACtgaacactttttgattgtaatCACTTAATCTATCGCTTGACACGTGTTTTATCATTAACCGCCGAAACGAGGTTTTTTCTAAATGGCAGACTTGTAGGTAACGGCTAACGAGGTTCAATGCCCTTTTCATAATTTTTGTAGTAAATATTGTCTTAAAATGATGCTTGTCTTGCAAACTGAATgtcaatattcataaaatttgaGAATtggcaaataaaaacaaaagacaTGTGACGCAAGAGGGTCAAAAGTAAcgaaaaatgtaacaaatgtaACCATCTGGCAACACTGTGagtgacatttaatttttacatgatttttacacaataaacttcagttttttttcttttcctacggctctgggttctataGCGTATGCACAAATTCTGAAGTCGATCGAGGCTTGCAACTTTGGTACGCAGGGAAAGGAAAGTCTCTTCAAGGAATGGATCTAATAATGCATACGTTTACTGATCTGATTTATATGTGCTGCCCAAGCGAGGTTGCCATCCATAGTCAATCCTAGGTTTTATGTTGTGGATGTGTAATTGTGTAAGCAACGGGTGTGCCATCATAAGAAACCAAAGGCAGATCACTGAAGTTAATACGATTTCTAGCTGTTAGCTGTATT
The nucleotide sequence above comes from Maniola hyperantus chromosome 8, iAphHyp1.2, whole genome shotgun sequence. Encoded proteins:
- the scat gene encoding vacuolar protein sorting-associated protein 54; the protein is MEDKSTSDRTPNWQNCIHCPNLLFNSATEFERHILQKHSVKEGSIILCQYGQNGICSALQFGDLRKAGFKYHVRQYHLYKTTATDDWTFYSSSQNLPAVLNDPNRGKQSNFFTKTWGDGFIDKIEIYPSPYLPEITLLHFESYCKKVSKRYRRHCQLKDSLPIKVKTPVVETVCEIPSIFFEQSLALNDAQNFSKVFPGLSNTPDINSTIRTLQETLSTYLDVVEMKISKQVAQKSDAFFHAMLSHDTIMEQMARAVKTVQVTRKDVAGVKQNLTESPLKLISLTRINHNLNNVHELLKLIAIVQQTQPMIQLLLSTSDYVAALDLISSTQKVLSTRLSGIQAFRHLSPQLTEMKRLIHKMLNNEFSRFIVTDLNRASKDLSELPDRDKIVSIVSGILRLREFDFLDIFKTEAMTSIQASVKQCLIEIISQRDGGTEIVLRGSNADTWLLCNEGIVFLQKVTPNIMNLFKRIMSICNLIQDISQMSDITGNDSEEIWTQEELNLIDEKIKKLIASLSDYSNERCANLIVTKTDKEYALINLTQLSKLSELTENFSRQCERITGHYSNAMRLALRSFAMKYIQNLHSERRFQLTSALNAERWKSAEVPYELQSVISKICETGEIPLALLYESGKPDGKYLIINKENYAVVASVQLLIKILFEYCDACKQSPDIVQYLVHCMLELTRLYNSRCCQLVLGAGAIQSAGLKTISTSNLALVSRSLQVLLWLLPLIIKLLENIHSKELSLNGFNSIENDIAGHKKEIENKISIIVSNMLCSQLGGWEAKPPVPSQTFRNISKHLVKLHEALIDILPLEQIRNIYMKVHDNFKDKLREQLGKMNIVANGSPQHGVVTSELTFYLQTLKTLRVINEHDTEDNILYDIWLN
- the Alg7 gene encoding UDP-N-acetylglucosamine--dolichyl-phosphate N-acetylglucosaminephosphotransferase, with protein sequence MWSFIILIILSIIAYFLTDELIPKLKSLFKNAGLFGIDLCKVSKDKIPEAIGVISGCIFLITILLFIPICFGNSLMDRGNFPHNEFAELLAALLSICCMLLLGFADDVLNLKWRYKLLLPTIASLPLLVVYYVNFNSTTFIVPIPLRQFFGISVNIGFLYYIYMGMLAVFCTNAINILAGINGLEVGQSVIIAMSIIIFNIVELSGDQYKAHNFSLHIMIPYLATTLALLKHNWYPSKVFVGDTFCYVSGMTFAVVSILSHFSKTVLLFFLPQIINFLYSVPQLFRIVPCPRHRIPKYSAETDLLHASRTVILKKDLSFLTKIVLHIFTFLKLVDKVEDSDGIMLNNLTLINLFLIKMGPMSEIRLTKSLLVFQIFCTCIAFLIRYPMASYFYDVHIYNNLV